The following coding sequences lie in one Micromonospora sp. R77 genomic window:
- a CDS encoding phosphatase PAP2 family protein, producing the protein MSDVAVQVVKRVLLPVALLFSVMVGLGLLVTRVLAKSWPFTVEDAVNRELAADRTGGWNDVSLVFSTLASTQLIVVVTVLVALVLRLVLHRWREPLFLCAAVTAQALVFLFTTMVIDRSRPAVEHMDVSPPTSSFPSGHTSAAVALYVGIAVLLALRAKSTPAKVTWWTLLVLVPIGVAVTRMYRGMHHPSDVVASFINGGTCVAIMARAVLDRSLTWGRAKLPGLGKPGDDVTTAPAAAS; encoded by the coding sequence ATGTCCGATGTCGCGGTCCAGGTCGTCAAGCGGGTGCTGCTGCCGGTCGCCCTGCTCTTCTCCGTCATGGTGGGACTGGGTCTCCTGGTCACCCGGGTGCTGGCGAAGAGCTGGCCGTTCACCGTGGAGGACGCGGTCAACCGCGAGCTGGCGGCCGACCGTACCGGCGGGTGGAACGACGTCTCGCTGGTGTTCAGCACGCTCGCCAGCACGCAGCTGATCGTCGTGGTGACGGTGCTGGTCGCGCTGGTGCTGCGGCTGGTGCTGCACCGGTGGCGGGAGCCGCTCTTCCTCTGCGCCGCGGTCACCGCCCAGGCGCTGGTCTTCCTCTTCACCACCATGGTCATCGACCGCAGCCGGCCGGCCGTCGAGCACATGGACGTCTCGCCGCCGACGTCGAGTTTCCCGTCCGGGCACACGTCGGCGGCGGTGGCGCTCTATGTCGGCATCGCCGTGCTGCTCGCCCTGCGGGCGAAGAGCACCCCGGCGAAGGTCACCTGGTGGACGCTGCTGGTGCTGGTGCCGATCGGCGTCGCGGTCACCCGGATGTACCGGGGCATGCACCATCCGAGCGACGTGGTGGCGTCCTTCATCAACGGCGGCACCTGCGTGGCGATCATGGCCCGGGCGGTGCTCGACCGGAGTCTCACCTGGGGCCGCGCCAAGCTCCCCGGCCTCGGCAAGCCGGGCGACGACGTGACCACGGCCCCGGCCGCCGCGAGCTGA
- a CDS encoding MarP family serine protease, with protein sequence MSAVDLVLLLLMLVFAISGYRQGFVIGALSFSGFFLGALLGLQVGPLVARQFAESGTRVLISLVAIFGLAVLGQALAGWLGSNLRAAITDPAGRKIDDIGGAFISVFAVMLVAWLVAVPLGSSSLPWLASSIRNSALLTVVDRVLPDQAQELSTALRDTVDTNGFPDVFGDLAPTRARQVSPPDPALAGSQVVANSQRSVVKVLGSAPSCARRIEGSGFVYADDRVMTNAHVVAGTRSVAVELRGERYDGEVVVYDPERDLAVLHVPGLPGPSLRFAAGKAGSGADAIVLGFPLDGPYDARPARVRDVDRITGPDIYSSGDVTREIYTIRALVRSGNSGGPLVSANGLVLGVIFAAAADDPNTGFAVTAEEARPVALAGAERTRGVGTGECT encoded by the coding sequence GTGTCCGCCGTGGATCTCGTTCTGCTCCTGCTCATGCTCGTGTTCGCGATCAGCGGATACCGTCAGGGCTTCGTCATCGGGGCGCTGTCGTTCTCCGGGTTCTTCCTGGGCGCGCTGCTCGGCCTCCAGGTCGGCCCGCTGGTCGCCCGGCAGTTCGCCGAGAGCGGCACCCGGGTGTTGATCTCCCTGGTCGCGATCTTCGGACTGGCCGTGCTCGGCCAGGCGCTCGCCGGCTGGCTCGGCTCCAACCTGCGGGCCGCGATCACCGACCCGGCCGGGCGGAAGATCGACGACATCGGCGGGGCGTTCATCTCGGTCTTCGCGGTGATGCTGGTGGCCTGGCTGGTGGCGGTGCCGCTCGGCTCGTCGTCGCTGCCGTGGCTGGCCTCGTCGATCCGGAACAGCGCACTGCTCACCGTGGTCGACCGGGTCCTGCCCGACCAGGCCCAGGAGCTCTCCACCGCGCTGCGGGACACCGTCGACACCAACGGCTTCCCGGACGTCTTCGGCGACCTCGCGCCGACCCGGGCCCGGCAGGTCTCCCCGCCCGACCCGGCGCTGGCCGGCTCGCAGGTGGTCGCCAACAGCCAGCGGTCGGTGGTCAAGGTGCTCGGCTCCGCGCCGAGCTGCGCGCGCCGCATCGAGGGCTCCGGCTTCGTGTACGCCGACGACCGGGTGATGACCAACGCGCACGTCGTCGCCGGCACCCGCTCGGTCGCCGTGGAGCTGCGCGGCGAGCGGTACGACGGCGAGGTGGTCGTCTACGACCCGGAGCGGGACCTGGCCGTGCTGCACGTGCCCGGGCTGCCCGGCCCGTCGCTGCGGTTCGCCGCCGGCAAGGCGGGCAGCGGGGCGGACGCGATCGTCCTCGGCTTCCCCCTCGACGGCCCGTACGACGCCCGCCCGGCCCGGGTGCGGGACGTGGACCGGATCACCGGCCCGGACATCTACTCCTCCGGGGACGTGACCCGGGAGATCTACACCATCCGGGCGCTGGTGCGCAGCGGCAACTCCGGCGGCCCGCTGGTCTCGGCGAACGGCCTCGTGCTGGGAGTGATCTTCGCGGCGGCGGCCGACGACCCGAACACGGGCTTCGCGGTCACCGCCGAGGAGGCCCGGCCGGTGGCGCTGGCCGGCGCGGAGCGTACCCGTGGGGTCGGCACCGGCGAGTGCACCTGA
- a CDS encoding CoA pyrophosphatase: MTRQPPTWLEPLLGRLGTATAEDFTRLTTPENGGRESAVLVLLGEEPGSGPDVLVLQRAATLRNHAGQPAFPGGAADPEDVDASATALREANEEVGLDPTSVTVLAELPRLWIPVSDFVVTPVLAWWHAPHPVHPREPAEVAHVARLPVAELVDPENRMRVRHPSGWIGPAFSARGMLVWGFTAGVLATLLEMGGWARPWPQGRVVELPPSGADPAPSAGTDEVDESPVR; the protein is encoded by the coding sequence GTGACCAGGCAGCCGCCGACCTGGCTGGAGCCGCTGCTCGGCCGGCTCGGCACCGCGACGGCGGAGGACTTCACCCGACTCACCACGCCGGAGAACGGCGGCCGGGAGAGCGCGGTGCTGGTGCTGCTCGGCGAGGAGCCCGGCAGCGGCCCCGACGTGCTGGTCCTCCAGCGTGCCGCCACCCTGCGCAACCACGCCGGCCAACCGGCCTTCCCGGGCGGCGCGGCCGACCCGGAGGACGTCGACGCCAGCGCCACCGCGCTGCGCGAGGCGAACGAGGAGGTCGGCCTCGACCCGACCAGCGTCACCGTGCTCGCCGAGCTGCCCCGGTTGTGGATCCCGGTCAGCGACTTCGTGGTCACCCCCGTGCTGGCCTGGTGGCACGCCCCGCACCCGGTGCACCCCCGGGAACCGGCCGAGGTCGCGCACGTCGCCCGGCTGCCGGTCGCCGAGCTGGTGGATCCGGAGAACCGGATGCGGGTACGCCACCCGAGCGGCTGGATCGGACCGGCCTTCTCGGCCCGCGGCATGCTGGTCTGGGGGTTCACCGCCGGGGTGCTGGCCACCCTGCTGGAGATGGGTGGCTGGGCCCGCCCGTGGCCGCAGGGACGGGTCGTCGAACTGCCGCCTTCCGGGGCCGACCCGGCCCCCTCGGCGGGCACCGACGAGGTGGACGAGAGTCCGGTCCGCTGA
- a CDS encoding TlpA disulfide reductase family protein, which translates to MNRRLAVLLVPALLMIAGCTATEEATSGAAPTRAERPSPFADCATLAAAPASAVPAPPGPAGAALPELTLSCFTGGAPVAVRDVRGPAVINVWASWCPPCRKELPAFQRLSERAAGRFQVVGVNSRDSRGGAQSIGEDFGVRFPMLVDQGDAFERALNRNSFPLTLFVDADGRIRHTDASGALDDAHLAELVRTHLGIEVR; encoded by the coding sequence GTGAACCGCCGACTCGCCGTACTGCTCGTGCCCGCGCTGCTCATGATCGCCGGCTGCACCGCCACCGAGGAGGCGACGTCCGGGGCGGCGCCGACCCGCGCCGAACGCCCCTCCCCGTTCGCCGACTGTGCCACGCTGGCCGCCGCGCCGGCCTCGGCCGTACCCGCGCCGCCCGGCCCGGCCGGTGCTGCCCTGCCCGAGCTGACCCTCTCCTGCTTCACCGGCGGCGCCCCCGTCGCGGTACGCGACGTGCGGGGCCCTGCGGTGATCAACGTGTGGGCGTCCTGGTGCCCACCCTGCCGCAAGGAGCTGCCCGCCTTCCAGCGCCTCAGCGAGCGGGCCGCCGGCCGGTTCCAGGTGGTCGGGGTGAACAGCCGGGACAGCCGGGGCGGGGCCCAGTCCATCGGTGAGGACTTCGGGGTGCGCTTCCCGATGCTGGTCGACCAGGGGGACGCCTTCGAACGGGCGCTCAACCGGAACTCCTTCCCGCTGACCCTCTTCGTGGACGCCGACGGCCGGATCCGGCACACCGACGCCTCCGGCGCCCTCGACGACGCCCACCTCGCCGAGCTGGTCCGTACGCACCTGGGCATCGAGGTCCGGTGA
- the nth gene encoding endonuclease III, with product MTTSSPETDLGRTRRARRIGRVLTETHPDAHCELDHSSALELAVATILSAQCTDKKVNEVTPKLFARYHSAADYAGADRAELEELIRPTGFYRNKTSSLINLGQALCERYDGEVPGKLVDLVTLPGIGRKTANVILGNAFDVPGITVDTHFQRLVQRWKLTTETDPVKIEHAIGALYPKRDWTMLSHRIIFHGRRVCHARKPACGACTLAKLCPSYGTGPTEPAAAVKLLKGPRARELAVAVGLDPELVPQQAVAAEVP from the coding sequence GTGACCACCAGTTCCCCCGAGACCGACCTCGGCCGTACGCGCCGCGCCCGGCGGATCGGCCGGGTGCTCACCGAGACGCACCCCGACGCGCACTGTGAACTCGACCACTCGTCGGCACTGGAGCTCGCCGTCGCCACCATCCTCTCGGCGCAGTGCACCGACAAGAAGGTCAACGAGGTCACCCCGAAGCTCTTCGCCCGCTACCACAGCGCCGCCGACTACGCGGGCGCGGACCGGGCCGAGCTGGAGGAGCTGATCCGGCCCACCGGCTTCTACCGCAACAAGACCAGCTCCCTGATCAACCTCGGTCAGGCCCTCTGCGAGCGGTACGACGGCGAGGTCCCCGGCAAGCTGGTCGACCTGGTGACGCTGCCCGGGATTGGCCGCAAGACCGCCAACGTGATCCTCGGCAACGCCTTCGACGTCCCCGGCATCACCGTCGACACCCACTTCCAGCGGCTGGTGCAGCGCTGGAAGCTGACCACCGAGACGGACCCGGTCAAGATCGAACACGCCATCGGCGCGCTCTACCCGAAGCGCGACTGGACGATGCTGTCGCACCGGATCATCTTCCACGGCCGGCGGGTCTGCCACGCCCGCAAGCCGGCCTGCGGGGCCTGCACGCTCGCCAAGCTCTGCCCGTCGTACGGGACCGGGCCGACCGAGCCGGCGGCGGCGGTGAAGCTGCTCAAGGGCCCCCGGGCCCGGGAGCTCGCGGTGGCCGTCGGGCTGGACCCGGAGCTGGTGCCGCAGCAGGCGGTCGCCGCGGAGGTGCCGTGA
- a CDS encoding CapA family protein, whose protein sequence is MHSSVRSAPRTRRRLSALLVALLVAALAAGCGSDDPDGGPVWQPGGAAGSTVPGGTGSGGKAGPANAAGGKTISLAATGDVIMGNAPSRLPSNGGKGFFDEVEKALEADLVMGNLEEPLTDDTGAGKCGPTPKNCYQFRAPPKWAAHLRDAGFDLLNQANNHGYDYGPQGYENTQSTLEAHGLKHTGAPGEITVVEVAGVKVAVVGFSSYPWSNSLTDIQAAKKVITMATGMADVVVVQVHMGAEGADRTRVKPGTEMFFGENRGDPIRFSHAVIDAGADLVVGHGPHVLRGMEVYQGRLIAYSLGNFSGGGKSLQSTGRLGWGGVLKVSLKPDGSFVEGTFTSTAMNGVGRPAIDPAGKGLGLVRQVSAADFPQTGAQFDDAGRITAR, encoded by the coding sequence ATGCATTCTTCCGTCCGCTCCGCGCCCCGTACCCGTCGTCGGCTCTCCGCCCTGCTCGTCGCCCTGCTCGTCGCCGCCCTGGCGGCGGGCTGCGGCAGCGACGACCCGGACGGTGGCCCGGTCTGGCAGCCGGGCGGAGCCGCCGGCTCGACCGTCCCGGGCGGCACCGGGTCCGGCGGGAAGGCCGGGCCGGCGAACGCGGCCGGGGGGAAGACCATCTCCCTCGCCGCCACCGGTGACGTGATCATGGGCAACGCGCCGTCCCGGCTGCCGTCCAACGGCGGCAAGGGCTTCTTCGACGAGGTCGAGAAGGCCCTCGAGGCCGACCTGGTGATGGGCAACCTGGAGGAGCCGCTCACCGACGACACCGGTGCCGGCAAGTGCGGCCCCACCCCGAAGAACTGCTATCAGTTCCGGGCGCCCCCGAAGTGGGCGGCGCACCTGCGCGACGCCGGGTTCGACCTGCTCAACCAGGCCAACAACCACGGCTACGACTACGGCCCGCAGGGCTACGAGAACACCCAGAGCACGCTGGAGGCGCACGGCCTCAAGCACACCGGGGCACCCGGCGAGATCACCGTGGTCGAGGTGGCGGGGGTGAAGGTCGCGGTGGTCGGCTTCTCGTCGTACCCGTGGTCGAACAGCCTCACCGACATCCAGGCGGCCAAGAAGGTGATCACCATGGCCACCGGGATGGCCGACGTGGTCGTGGTGCAGGTGCACATGGGCGCCGAGGGTGCGGACCGGACCCGGGTGAAGCCGGGCACCGAGATGTTCTTCGGCGAGAACCGGGGCGACCCGATCCGCTTCTCGCACGCCGTGATCGACGCCGGGGCCGACCTGGTCGTCGGGCACGGCCCGCACGTGCTGCGCGGCATGGAGGTCTACCAGGGGCGGCTGATCGCGTACAGCCTGGGCAACTTCTCCGGCGGTGGGAAGTCGTTGCAGTCCACCGGCCGGCTCGGCTGGGGCGGCGTGCTGAAGGTGTCGCTCAAGCCGGACGGCAGCTTCGTCGAGGGCACGTTCACCTCCACCGCGATGAACGGCGTCGGGCGGCCGGCGATCGACCCGGCCGGCAAGGGCCTCGGGCTGGTCCGGCAGGTGAGTGCGGCCGACTTCCCGCAGACCGGGGCGCAGTTCGACGACGCCGGGCGGATCACCGCCCGCTAG
- a CDS encoding adenosylcobinamide amidohydrolase codes for MLNEPILTTRHEDGWDVPLLVWRADGPLRAVSSAPLGGGVGVRRWVVNATVPMSYDRDDPAAHLAGLAAGLGLAGPGIGLLTGVDVTEVLTRTDGGVRVWATVGLGTPVWAADPAPAPPAQRVGTVNIVAYVPAPLGDAALVNAVATATEAKAQAIWELGLPATGTPTDAVTVLCPATGDPVPYGGPRSTWGAPLARAVHAAVLAGGAGTVVPWSDRRAR; via the coding sequence GTGCTGAACGAGCCGATCCTGACCACCCGGCACGAGGACGGGTGGGACGTGCCGCTGCTGGTGTGGCGGGCCGACGGGCCGCTGCGCGCGGTCAGCTCCGCCCCGCTGGGCGGTGGCGTCGGCGTCCGGCGGTGGGTGGTCAACGCGACCGTGCCGATGTCGTACGACCGGGACGACCCCGCCGCCCACCTGGCCGGACTGGCCGCCGGGCTCGGCCTGGCCGGGCCCGGGATCGGCCTGCTCACCGGGGTCGACGTGACCGAGGTGCTGACCCGGACCGACGGCGGGGTCCGGGTCTGGGCGACCGTCGGGCTCGGCACCCCGGTCTGGGCCGCCGACCCCGCCCCCGCGCCGCCCGCGCAGCGGGTCGGCACGGTCAACATCGTCGCGTACGTCCCGGCTCCGCTCGGCGACGCCGCCCTGGTCAACGCGGTCGCCACCGCCACCGAGGCGAAGGCGCAGGCGATCTGGGAGCTGGGCCTGCCCGCCACCGGCACCCCCACCGACGCGGTCACCGTGCTCTGCCCGGCCACCGGCGATCCCGTCCCCTACGGCGGCCCCCGCTCGACCTGGGGCGCCCCGCTGGCCCGGGCCGTGCACGCCGCCGTCCTCGCCGGCGGGGCCGGCACCGTCGTCCCCTGGTCCGATCGGCGAGCCCGCTGA